CAGGCCAAGTCCCGCGCCCTGAAACGGTCGGGTGTAGGAGCCGTCCACCTGGACAAACGGTTTGAACAGGTCGTTCAGTTTATCATCGGGGATACCAATGCCAGTGTCGGATACGGAGAACCACATCCCGCAGACGTCATCCTTGCCCGCGGGCAACGGGGACATTTCCAACCGGACATTTCCCCGTTTCGTGAACTTCAAGGCGTTGCCCACCAGATTGAACAGTATCTGTCGGACCCGCGTTTCGTCGCCGACAAGCCGGAAAGGGGTGGCGGGATCAGTGACGCATTCCAGTGCCACGCCTTTGTCCCGGGCCGTGATTTTGAACAGTTCCGTCACGGAATCGACGAGTTCGTCGACCACGAATTCCGCCTCATGAATCGCCATCATGCCCGCCTCGGCCCGGGACAGGTCCAGGATGTCGGAAAGCAGGTTGGTTAACCGATGGGCCGACTTTATGGTCAACTGCACGTGTTGTTGCTGCTCGACGTCCAGAGTGGTGGTCTTCAAAAGCTGCATCATGCCTATGATGCCGTTGAGCGGAGTACGGATCTCATGACTCATGTTGGTCAGGAATTCGGATTTGGCACGGTTGGCGGCCTCGGCCTGTTGCTTGGCCTGGATCAGATCGGCCTCGGCCTGCTTGCGGTCGGAGATGTCCAGGCAATGGCCGATATAGCCGAGAAAATTCCCCTGGGCGTCGTAGCGGGGAGCGCCATCGTCCAGCAGCCACCGGTATTCTCCGTCGTGTCTGCGTAAGCGGTAATCCATGCTGAACGGCTCACGGCGGCCAAAGGACGTGGTATAGACGTACAGACAACGATCAAGGTCGTCGGGGTGGACGCCCTCGACCCAGCCGTCGCCCAGTTCCTGCTCCAGGGGCCGCCCGGTGAAGGCCAGCCATGGCTGGTTGAAGTCGTCGCACATCTTGTCCAGACCCGAGGTCCAGATCAGGGCCTGGCCGAAGTCGGCCAGGGTTTTGTAACGCTGCTCGCTCTCCTTGAGCGCTTCTTCAGTCCGCTTTCGCTCGGTGATGTCGCTGATCGCCACGCGGCTCACCGGCGCGCCGCCTGCCGCTTGAGCGGCGGTTGCCGTCAGGTGCGCCCAGAAGACCGAGCCGTCGGCTTTCACCAGGCGCAGCTCACACGTCCGGGCTTCACCCGACTCAAAAAGTTTCTTGCGGTGCAGGTAGTAAATGTCCTGGTCCTCATTGAAGATGAAGCGGGAGATCGGCTGCATGACCAACGCGGCGCGATTTACACCCAGCAGGGTAACGGCGGTGAGGTTGGCCTCCAGGATCAGTCCCTTCTCGCTGACCGTGACGTAGCCCACCGGGGCCAAGTCGTAGAGGTCGAAATAACGCGCCCGCCCCGCATCAAGCTCCGCCTGGACGCGACGCAATTCCACGTTCTGCATCTCCAGTTCGATCTGATGCACCCGCAGTTCGTGGAACATCTGCTGGATGGCTTCGGGGGAGTGCGCGGGCAGGGAGACCGGCTCCATGCCCCCGGCCTGCTTCTCGGCCCGTTTGCGCAGGACCGCCACGTCGACGGGCGTCTGCCTGGGATCTTGCTTCATGTCGCTCATGGTCCTTTATTCCCTTGAGTACTTTCCGCAGGGCGTTCGGGCGGCGGCGTGCGGCTTCAGTTCTTGATCGGCAATGAAAATTTGAAAATGCTTCCCTGGCCTGGCGTGCTCTCGACCCAAATGCGACCACCTTGCATCTCCACGAATTCCTTGCACAGGATCAGCCCAATGCCGGAACCGGGTTCGCCCTTGGTGCCGATTCGCGACGTGGTCTTGTCAAGGGAAAAAATTTTAACCGCCGCGCCGTGATCCATGCCCACGCCGTTATCCTGAACGGCAATGACGACCGTGGCCTCGTCACGTGTCGCCTGGATGGACACGCTGCTACCGAGGCTGCTGAACTTGAGGGCGTTGGAGAGGAGATTGCGCAGCACAATGTCGAGCATACGCCGATCACCAAAGACCTTCACATCGGAGGGTACGGTGTAACGCATGGCTATTTTCTTCTGGTCGGCCACGGTTTGCAGCGACTCCGTGGTCCTGAGGATCAAGTCTTCCAAGCCAATCTCATCCGGTTCAAACATGATCATCCCGCGATTCAATCTGGACCACTCCAGGAGGTTCTCCAGCAAGGAAAACATTTTTTCCGCGGATTCCTTCATACTCACGGCATATTTATGCATCTCATTCGCTGAATAATCCCTGACATTGTCCACCAGCAACCTGGTCAACCCAATAAAACCGGTCAGGGGGCTCCTCAGATCGTGGGCGATGATGGAAAAGAACTTATCTTTTTCAGCCAACGAAAGCTGGAGTTGTTCATTCACTCTAGCAACTTCCAGTTCCGCGTTTTTACGCTCGGTGATGTCGCTGATTACGATGCGGCAAGCGGATGCGTTCTCGGTCTTGGCAAAAACACTCTCCAGGCGCGCCCAAAAAAACGTGCCGTTCCGCTTCAGCAACCGCAGCTCGTATTCCTGTGGTTCACCGGTTGCGAGAAGCTGCTTGTTTTTCAAATAGAAAATGTCCTGATCATCTTTGTGGATGAACCGGGAGAGCGGCTTATTGTTCAGATTGCCGCGAATCACGTCCAGCATTCTTATGAAGGTCAGGTTGGCTTCCTGGATCAGTCCGTTGTCGTCGACCGTGCAATAGCCCACCGGGGCCAGATTGAAGAGGTCGAAATAGCGTTCCCGGATCGCGTCCAGTTTGGCCTGTGTTTGGCGCAGATCTTCGTTTTGCAACTCCAGCTCGATCTTGTGGACGCGCAGTTCGTGGAGCGTTCGCCGAATTTCCTCAGGAGCCTGAGCCTCCAGCCCCTCGGCCGACCAGATGTCCGTGCTTCCAATGACATCCTCGGCCCGCCGACGCAAAGGAGTCCGGTCCGGGCTTGCGCCGTCCCCCCTTGGGAAAAAGCCTGTCTTGCCCGGACTTGCTTTCCGCTTGGCCACCATTACTCCTCTCATGATTTGCTTCCCTTCGTGTCATTGAAGGTGAATTTGTCCCGGGCACTCATCCTGGACCGTTACACAGCCACGAAAATATCACGAACTGAAATCAAATTGTAACTGGTCAGCAGAGCCAGACAAA
Above is a window of Desulfonatronum sp. SC1 DNA encoding:
- a CDS encoding PAS domain-containing hybrid sensor histidine kinase/response regulator, whose protein sequence is MSDMKQDPRQTPVDVAVLRKRAEKQAGGMEPVSLPAHSPEAIQQMFHELRVHQIELEMQNVELRRVQAELDAGRARYFDLYDLAPVGYVTVSEKGLILEANLTAVTLLGVNRAALVMQPISRFIFNEDQDIYYLHRKKLFESGEARTCELRLVKADGSVFWAHLTATAAQAAGGAPVSRVAISDITERKRTEEALKESEQRYKTLADFGQALIWTSGLDKMCDDFNQPWLAFTGRPLEQELGDGWVEGVHPDDLDRCLYVYTTSFGRREPFSMDYRLRRHDGEYRWLLDDGAPRYDAQGNFLGYIGHCLDISDRKQAEADLIQAKQQAEAANRAKSEFLTNMSHEIRTPLNGIIGMMQLLKTTTLDVEQQQHVQLTIKSAHRLTNLLSDILDLSRAEAGMMAIHEAEFVVDELVDSVTELFKITARDKGVALECVTDPATPFRLVGDETRVRQILFNLVGNALKFTKRGNVRLEMSPLPAGKDDVCGMWFSVSDTGIGIPDDKLNDLFKPFVQVDGSYTRPFQGAGLGLAIVNRLVGLMDGHIVINSQPGEGTQVHVVLPFKLPAGESVLKLQETGQGIEAKRKLHILLAEDDPSNALPIRLLLEKAGHTVILAEDGRRVLELHAAQDFDVILMDVQMPVMDGVEATKRIRSQESEVRSRSSDPQVSSFIPQPSHRRTPIIALTAYTMLGDREKFLAAGMDDYLPKPVDMAGLKQALERVTRRT
- a CDS encoding PAS domain-containing sensor histidine kinase gives rise to the protein MRGVMVAKRKASPGKTGFFPRGDGASPDRTPLRRRAEDVIGSTDIWSAEGLEAQAPEEIRRTLHELRVHKIELELQNEDLRQTQAKLDAIRERYFDLFNLAPVGYCTVDDNGLIQEANLTFIRMLDVIRGNLNNKPLSRFIHKDDQDIFYLKNKQLLATGEPQEYELRLLKRNGTFFWARLESVFAKTENASACRIVISDITERKNAELEVARVNEQLQLSLAEKDKFFSIIAHDLRSPLTGFIGLTRLLVDNVRDYSANEMHKYAVSMKESAEKMFSLLENLLEWSRLNRGMIMFEPDEIGLEDLILRTTESLQTVADQKKIAMRYTVPSDVKVFGDRRMLDIVLRNLLSNALKFSSLGSSVSIQATRDEATVVIAVQDNGVGMDHGAAVKIFSLDKTTSRIGTKGEPGSGIGLILCKEFVEMQGGRIWVESTPGQGSIFKFSLPIKN